A genome region from Maridesulfovibrio salexigens DSM 2638 includes the following:
- the truB gene encoding tRNA pseudouridine(55) synthase TruB gives MGRKPKKSPFQKHGVLVLNKPSGPTSTDCLNSIKRELKQYKIGHAGTLDPLAEGVLLVMLGQATKLGPYLLGHDKVYTGSLSIGRTTDTYDIQGTETSTGDISEITEKMVENEILHWNDLTSQEVPAYSAAKHNGKPLYELARKGEETPVKIKSIEIFDAEPLEVSLPMARFRVGCSAGTYIRSLVHSLGSRLGCGAVMESLRREESRPFRLSEAHNLDEVLADPEGFEARIIPLADALPHWHKFTVSENMSKSIKNGTRIPVGDIAADQEIIEGERAMFLESDGTALALMETKQIDGKLLWVILRGLWG, from the coding sequence ATGGGAAGAAAACCTAAAAAAAGCCCGTTCCAGAAACATGGTGTTCTGGTTCTCAATAAACCCAGCGGTCCAACTTCTACAGATTGTCTCAATTCCATCAAACGTGAACTGAAGCAATACAAGATCGGCCATGCCGGCACCCTTGATCCTCTAGCCGAGGGCGTGCTGCTGGTAATGCTCGGTCAGGCCACAAAACTCGGGCCTTATCTGCTGGGACATGATAAAGTGTACACTGGTAGTTTAAGTATCGGCAGAACTACAGATACTTACGATATTCAGGGCACTGAAACATCCACCGGAGACATTTCTGAAATTACAGAAAAAATGGTGGAAAATGAAATTTTACACTGGAATGACTTGACTAGTCAGGAAGTTCCTGCCTATTCGGCTGCAAAGCATAATGGCAAACCGCTCTATGAACTGGCCAGAAAAGGGGAAGAAACCCCGGTCAAAATCAAGAGCATTGAGATATTTGATGCAGAACCGCTGGAAGTGAGTCTGCCAATGGCCCGTTTCCGGGTTGGGTGCTCTGCTGGCACCTACATTCGCTCCCTGGTCCATAGCTTGGGGTCGCGGCTCGGATGCGGCGCGGTAATGGAATCACTTAGGCGTGAAGAAAGCCGGCCTTTCAGGCTGAGCGAAGCGCACAACCTCGATGAGGTTCTTGCCGATCCTGAAGGATTTGAGGCACGGATCATCCCACTTGCGGATGCCCTGCCCCATTGGCACAAGTTTACCGTTTCGGAAAACATGTCCAAGTCCATCAAGAACGGAACAAGGATACCTGTCGGGGATATTGCTGCTGATCAGGAAATTATCGAAGGTGAAAGGGCTATGTTCCTTGAATCCGACGGTACAGCTCTGGCTCTTATGGAGACAAAGCAGATCGACGGCAAGCTTCTCTGGGTAATTCTTCGCGGCCTGTGGGGCTGA
- a CDS encoding metal ABC transporter ATP-binding protein codes for MNTMLKAKCGPSINFENVSLTLGNTRILKNLNFEIHSGALHCIVGPNGGGKTSLLRSLLGQMPHSGNISIEWHENRTIGYVPQTLNYDTTLPITVENFMSMTCQNRPAFMNPAAKDWKAIRTALELVNMAGKSKRIFGQLSGGERQRVLLAQALLPEPSLLILDEPTTGLDKAGAAIMRSLLQELKAKGVTILIIHHDLMEVKEIGDCVTCINREILFSGCPTEELSAERIMSIFSSARQAA; via the coding sequence ATGAACACAATGCTCAAAGCAAAGTGCGGACCTTCGATCAACTTCGAAAACGTCAGCCTGACTCTCGGCAATACCCGGATTCTAAAAAACTTGAACTTTGAAATTCATTCCGGCGCCCTGCATTGCATTGTCGGCCCCAACGGTGGAGGCAAGACCTCCCTGCTCCGCTCCCTGCTGGGTCAAATGCCGCACTCAGGAAACATCAGCATAGAGTGGCATGAAAACCGGACCATAGGCTACGTACCCCAAACCCTGAACTACGACACCACCCTCCCGATAACAGTAGAAAACTTCATGTCCATGACCTGCCAGAACAGGCCTGCTTTCATGAACCCAGCAGCCAAGGATTGGAAGGCGATCAGAACAGCGCTGGAACTGGTCAACATGGCAGGAAAATCAAAACGCATTTTCGGGCAGCTTTCAGGTGGGGAAAGGCAGCGCGTGCTTTTGGCCCAAGCCCTGCTTCCCGAGCCCTCCCTGCTCATTCTTGATGAACCCACCACCGGACTGGATAAGGCAGGGGCAGCCATAATGCGCAGTCTGCTTCAGGAATTGAAAGCCAAGGGCGTAACGATCCTGATCATCCACCACGACCTTATGGAAGTAAAAGAAATCGGCGATTGCGTAACCTGCATCAACCGGGAAATTCTTTTCTCCGGTTGCCCCACAGAAGAACTCAGTGCAGAACGCATCATGAGCATATTCAGTTCCGCAAGGCAGGCTGCATAA
- a CDS encoding DUF6162 family protein — protein MNEPSRKLVSPSGKGKETMYVLLAALVVSITCAALIFINQKQAQIAALADFQIRAFSDLNENELAIFNGLYTAAVEINEIHDEEAEWLTIAQLEDELMPPFTKDASWKKNGRFSWTRSLRPSGTIDIALYTGHPEKGQKTGSFILLFLHDHNQQLTNERTEPSHAPYEIWFHPSADKTAPEITTDQGFISAGWKEVIAYSGEDEIKKIKG, from the coding sequence ATGAATGAACCATCCCGAAAATTGGTTTCACCTTCAGGTAAGGGCAAGGAAACTATGTATGTTCTGCTTGCCGCACTAGTTGTAAGTATAACCTGCGCAGCGCTCATCTTTATCAACCAGAAACAGGCTCAGATTGCAGCATTGGCTGACTTTCAGATAAGGGCATTTTCCGATCTCAACGAAAATGAACTCGCAATTTTCAACGGGCTTTACACTGCTGCGGTTGAAATCAATGAAATCCACGATGAGGAGGCTGAATGGCTGACTATAGCGCAGCTAGAAGATGAACTGATGCCACCCTTCACTAAAGACGCTTCGTGGAAAAAGAACGGGCGCTTCAGCTGGACGCGTTCCCTTCGTCCTTCAGGCACCATAGATATTGCCTTGTACACCGGTCATCCGGAAAAAGGCCAAAAGACTGGTTCCTTTATACTTCTATTTCTGCATGACCATAACCAGCAACTTACTAACGAGCGCACAGAACCCAGCCATGCACCATATGAAATATGGTTCCACCCTTCAGCAGACAAGACAGCCCCAGAAATCACCACTGATCAGGGTTTTATTTCTGCGGGCTGGAAAGAAGTAATTGCCTACAGCGGCGAAGATGAAATCAAAAAGATAAAAGGATAA
- a CDS encoding phenylacetate--CoA ligase family protein has protein sequence MGGKYRFIPELSAQELADKQLEGLKWTVAHTAANSLFYQAQYKDQGVEAGDIKSLDDLQKLPFTTADHLKEGYPLPLLSVPEEDVVRIHGSSGTTGKRKILSYTRKDIETWKNMFARCYELAGLTTLDRVQVCVGYGLWTAGAGFQLGSEHFGAMTLPVGPGMLEIQLQILEDLGATCLCSTASMALLLGEEAQKAGIVERLKLKRCIFGGEACSPKMREQFEEALGLESSHDISGMTELYGPGAGIECNAHEGLHYWGDEYIAEIIDPVTLKPVPEGEVGELVVTTLNKEASPLVRYRTRDLTRIIPGECSCGCSMPRHDTISGRSDDMFIFRGVNIYPGQIASVLESFPEASSEYQIYLERREGLDHMSVRVERKPEASEANDANLAKAICDEIRKFILVRANVEILKPGLLPRSFAKTKRVFDERG, from the coding sequence ATGGGCGGCAAATATAGATTCATACCGGAATTGAGTGCACAGGAACTTGCTGATAAACAGCTGGAAGGATTGAAATGGACCGTAGCGCATACCGCCGCCAACAGCCTTTTTTATCAGGCTCAGTACAAAGATCAGGGAGTGGAGGCCGGCGATATTAAGTCTCTTGATGATTTGCAGAAACTTCCTTTCACCACTGCCGATCATCTTAAGGAAGGCTATCCGCTGCCTTTGCTTTCCGTTCCTGAAGAGGATGTTGTGCGTATTCACGGTTCCAGCGGAACCACCGGGAAGCGCAAGATTCTTTCCTACACCCGCAAGGACATTGAAACTTGGAAAAACATGTTTGCCCGCTGTTACGAGCTTGCCGGACTTACCACTCTTGACCGTGTGCAGGTTTGCGTAGGCTATGGCCTCTGGACTGCCGGGGCCGGATTCCAGCTCGGTTCGGAACATTTCGGGGCTATGACCCTGCCTGTGGGCCCGGGGATGCTCGAAATTCAGCTCCAGATTCTGGAAGACCTCGGTGCGACCTGCTTGTGTTCTACTGCTTCCATGGCCCTGTTGCTGGGTGAGGAAGCCCAGAAAGCCGGGATTGTAGAACGACTCAAGCTCAAACGTTGCATCTTTGGCGGCGAAGCTTGCTCACCAAAGATGCGTGAGCAGTTTGAAGAGGCTCTCGGCCTTGAATCAAGTCATGATATTTCCGGTATGACCGAACTTTACGGTCCCGGTGCGGGGATCGAATGTAATGCCCATGAGGGCCTTCACTACTGGGGCGATGAGTACATCGCTGAAATCATCGATCCGGTAACTCTCAAGCCTGTGCCTGAAGGGGAAGTGGGTGAGTTGGTCGTCACCACCCTGAATAAGGAAGCCTCTCCGCTGGTCCGTTACCGCACCCGTGACCTGACCCGGATTATTCCCGGAGAATGCTCCTGCGGTTGCTCCATGCCTCGCCATGATACCATTTCCGGCAGAAGTGACGATATGTTCATTTTTCGCGGGGTCAATATTTATCCCGGTCAGATTGCTTCCGTACTGGAATCTTTTCCCGAAGCAAGCTCCGAGTACCAGATTTATCTGGAACGCCGTGAAGGACTTGATCACATGTCCGTTCGTGTTGAACGTAAGCCCGAAGCATCCGAGGCCAATGACGCAAATCTCGCAAAGGCCATTTGCGATGAGATCAGGAAATTCATCCTTGTGCGGGCCAATGTGGAAATTCTCAAGCCCGGATTACTGCCCAGAAGTTTCGCCAAGACCAAGCGTGTTTTTGACGAACGCGGATAG
- the pnp gene encoding polyribonucleotide nucleotidyltransferase — protein sequence MLVPFTPTSVTGHVGNLDITLETGRMANQTNGTVLIKSGGTVVLVTAVGMPADGPRDFFPLTCNYLERTYAAGRIPGGYFRREVGRPSDRETLVSRLMDRPIRPMFPKAYRDEVQVIATVLSADTDTNPDVLAMTGASAALHISDLPFNGPVAAARVGLVDNEFVLYPTYKGVAEQSDLNLVFAATRDAVIMVEGSSQFLSENTIAEALEWGHEQMAPMFDLQDALREKVGRPKLEVSEPEKDEEVITLVTENFSADLDKALTIPGKLDRKAAKSEVKASAKAMIEEKFPEEPERAKAVGDAMADLEKKIVRKRIVEQGVRIDGRDLTTVRNLSMEVSNLPMTHGSALFRRGETSALAVCTLGSTRDEQRFETLIGEDTKRFMLHYNFPPYCVGEAKFLRAPSRREIGHGTLAERALRPVLPKAEDFPFTMRVVSEVMDSNGSSSMATVCGTTLSLMDAGVPISAPVAGIAMGLCQEGDEYFVLTDILGDEDALGDMDFKVAGTEEGITAIQMDIKISGIPADVLRRALAQAKDARQIILDDMKETMPEPRAELSVNAPQMEVLQINPEKIRDLIGPGGKNIKAITAETSADIDIEDSGKVSIFAPTLESLKKTVEMVQYYDQTAELGKNYVGTVKKILEIGAIVEILPGLEGLLHISQIDVERIAEVTDVVQLGQEITVKVVEVQPNGRIRLSRKAWLMEQAGQEVDLEKFKMGGGRPGGNRGGRDGGRRDDRRDDRRGGGRRDDRRRR from the coding sequence ATGTTAGTACCTTTTACCCCCACCTCCGTAACCGGTCATGTCGGTAATCTCGACATCACACTGGAAACCGGACGTATGGCTAACCAGACCAACGGAACCGTACTGATTAAGTCCGGCGGCACCGTTGTTCTCGTTACTGCTGTCGGTATGCCTGCAGACGGTCCGCGCGACTTTTTCCCGCTGACCTGTAACTATCTTGAAAGAACCTACGCTGCGGGTCGCATTCCCGGCGGTTACTTCCGCCGCGAAGTAGGTCGTCCTTCCGACCGTGAAACTCTTGTTTCCCGTCTTATGGACCGCCCCATCCGCCCCATGTTCCCCAAAGCTTACCGTGATGAAGTTCAGGTTATCGCAACCGTTCTTTCCGCTGACACCGACACCAACCCCGATGTACTGGCAATGACTGGTGCATCCGCAGCCCTGCACATCTCCGACCTTCCTTTCAATGGTCCTGTTGCTGCTGCTCGTGTAGGTCTTGTGGATAACGAGTTCGTACTCTACCCCACCTACAAAGGTGTTGCTGAGCAGTCCGACCTCAACCTCGTATTCGCCGCAACCCGCGACGCAGTAATCATGGTCGAAGGTAGCTCCCAATTCCTGTCTGAGAACACCATTGCTGAAGCACTGGAATGGGGTCACGAGCAGATGGCTCCCATGTTTGACCTGCAGGACGCTCTGCGCGAAAAAGTAGGCCGCCCTAAGCTGGAAGTTTCCGAGCCCGAAAAAGACGAAGAAGTTATCACACTCGTAACCGAGAACTTCTCTGCTGATCTGGACAAAGCTCTGACCATTCCCGGCAAACTGGATCGTAAGGCTGCAAAGTCTGAAGTTAAAGCTAGCGCCAAGGCTATGATCGAGGAAAAATTCCCCGAAGAGCCCGAAAGAGCTAAAGCTGTCGGCGATGCTATGGCTGACCTCGAAAAGAAAATCGTCCGCAAACGCATTGTTGAGCAGGGCGTTCGTATCGATGGTCGTGACCTGACCACCGTACGTAATCTTTCCATGGAAGTGAGCAACCTGCCCATGACTCACGGTTCCGCCCTGTTCCGCCGCGGTGAGACTTCCGCTCTCGCTGTCTGCACACTGGGTTCCACCCGTGACGAGCAGCGCTTTGAAACCCTGATCGGTGAAGACACCAAGCGTTTCATGCTGCACTACAACTTCCCCCCGTACTGCGTGGGTGAAGCTAAATTCCTGCGTGCTCCTTCCCGCCGTGAAATCGGCCACGGAACACTTGCTGAGCGCGCACTGCGTCCGGTTCTGCCCAAGGCTGAAGATTTCCCCTTCACCATGCGCGTAGTATCCGAGGTTATGGACTCCAACGGTTCTTCCTCCATGGCTACCGTATGCGGTACCACCCTGTCCCTTATGGACGCTGGTGTACCTATCAGCGCTCCTGTTGCTGGTATCGCCATGGGTCTCTGCCAGGAAGGCGATGAGTACTTCGTACTTACCGATATCCTCGGTGATGAAGATGCTCTCGGCGATATGGACTTCAAGGTTGCCGGTACCGAAGAAGGCATTACCGCAATCCAGATGGATATCAAGATCAGCGGTATCCCCGCTGATGTTCTGCGCAGAGCACTTGCTCAGGCTAAAGACGCCCGTCAGATCATTCTTGATGACATGAAGGAAACCATGCCTGAGCCCAGAGCTGAACTTTCTGTTAACGCTCCCCAGATGGAAGTACTGCAGATCAACCCCGAGAAAATCCGTGATCTCATCGGACCCGGCGGTAAAAACATCAAAGCGATCACTGCTGAAACCTCAGCCGACATCGACATTGAAGATTCCGGTAAAGTTTCCATCTTCGCTCCCACTCTTGAATCCCTCAAGAAAACTGTGGAAATGGTTCAGTACTACGACCAGACCGCAGAACTGGGCAAGAACTACGTGGGTACTGTTAAAAAGATCCTCGAAATCGGTGCGATTGTTGAAATCCTTCCTGGTCTTGAAGGTCTGCTGCACATCTCCCAGATCGATGTTGAACGCATCGCTGAAGTTACCGATGTTGTTCAGCTCGGACAGGAAATCACCGTTAAGGTTGTTGAAGTACAGCCTAACGGACGTATCCGTCTTTCCCGTAAGGCATGGCTCATGGAGCAGGCCGGACAGGAAGTTGATCTTGAGAAATTCAAGATGGGTGGTGGTCGTCCCGGTGGTAACCGTGGCGGGCGTGACGGCGGTCGCCGTGACGACAGACGTGATGACAGACGCGGTGGCGGACGTCGTGACGACAGACGCCGCAGATAA
- a CDS encoding DHH family phosphoesterase — MEARLKEICRILKEEDDFLVAAHFNPDGDALGSTAAMGYILEKLGKRFRLYNQSGKPEAMDWFETPSPILTEIPKGFDGWYIVLDCGDAPRMGETLMNALDPEKSINIDHHMGNSGFAAVNWVDTNRPAVGEMITLIARELKISLSGKLGESIYLSIATDTGFFTYNNTKPETLEIIADIIRYGLDLGEFVPKIRNQWTMKRINLWATALGKIEMYHEGQTALLFIPQEMLDDAGAAGPDCEGLVSFILRIQGVRVAVLIREDSPMRYKFSLRSQSRDNVQVVASLFGGGGHKNASGGLIENTPDTVRERLIAAIGDKVMS; from the coding sequence ATGGAAGCTCGACTGAAAGAGATATGTCGGATTCTTAAAGAAGAGGACGACTTTCTCGTAGCAGCTCATTTCAATCCTGACGGAGATGCCCTCGGCTCCACTGCCGCTATGGGCTATATCCTTGAAAAGCTCGGCAAACGTTTCCGCCTTTATAATCAGAGCGGCAAGCCCGAAGCAATGGATTGGTTCGAGACTCCTTCCCCCATTCTTACTGAAATCCCCAAGGGATTTGACGGCTGGTATATCGTCCTCGATTGCGGCGATGCACCGCGCATGGGCGAAACACTCATGAACGCCCTTGATCCGGAAAAATCCATTAACATCGACCATCACATGGGTAATTCCGGTTTTGCTGCGGTTAACTGGGTGGACACCAACCGTCCGGCAGTAGGTGAAATGATCACCCTTATTGCCAGAGAATTGAAAATTTCTCTTTCCGGCAAACTAGGTGAATCCATCTACCTGTCCATTGCCACTGACACCGGATTTTTCACCTACAACAACACCAAGCCAGAGACCCTTGAAATCATAGCGGACATTATTCGCTACGGTCTTGACCTTGGTGAGTTCGTACCCAAAATCCGCAACCAGTGGACTATGAAACGCATAAACCTCTGGGCCACTGCGTTGGGCAAAATTGAAATGTATCATGAGGGACAAACCGCCCTTCTCTTCATCCCGCAGGAAATGCTCGATGACGCAGGAGCAGCTGGCCCTGATTGCGAAGGATTGGTAAGCTTCATCCTGCGCATTCAAGGCGTACGCGTAGCAGTGCTTATCCGCGAGGACAGTCCCATGCGCTACAAATTCAGCCTGCGTTCCCAATCCCGTGATAATGTTCAGGTGGTCGCTTCACTCTTCGGAGGCGGCGGACACAAAAATGCCAGCGGCGGACTTATTGAAAACACCCCTGACACCGTGCGCGAAAGACTTATCGCTGCTATCGGTGATAAAGTAATGAGTTAA
- the rpsO gene encoding 30S ribosomal protein S15: MVMTAEAKAKVIEEYQTKPGDTGSPEVQVALLTARIKYLTDHFKTHKKDFHSRTGLLKMVGQRRNILKYLKSKDVQRYRDLIARLGLRK; the protein is encoded by the coding sequence ATGGTTATGACTGCTGAAGCAAAAGCAAAAGTTATTGAAGAATACCAGACCAAGCCTGGTGACACCGGTTCCCCTGAAGTACAGGTTGCTCTTCTTACTGCAAGAATCAAATACCTGACCGACCACTTCAAGACCCACAAAAAGGATTTTCACTCCCGCACCGGCCTGCTGAAAATGGTTGGCCAGCGCAGAAACATCCTGAAGTACCTGAAGTCCAAAGACGTTCAGCGTTACCGTGATCTTATTGCAAGACTTGGTCTGCGCAAATAA
- a CDS encoding metal ABC transporter permease — translation MDFIYDLIRTPLMEMGRNGTLPDYFQYAFVINALICSLLAGPILGGIGTMVVAKRLAFFSQAVGQAALTGVALGIVLGEPYTAPYVSLFGFCILFGLLMNYTRNHTRMSSDTVIGVFLSISLAVGACVLLYVTGKVNMHVLDNILFGSILTVNNTDINVLAVICIVCAAVCLPMYNKILLASFNPSLAHVRGINVKLMDYMFILIITVITVAALKIVGAVLVEALFIIPAAAARNISKSMRGFFFYSMLFATLSCLLGVVIPMQYEIPVPSGGAIIIVAAVFFAITSLARATLPSFKETAI, via the coding sequence ATGGATTTCATTTACGACCTGATCAGAACCCCATTGATGGAAATGGGCAGAAACGGCACCCTGCCGGACTATTTCCAGTATGCCTTTGTCATCAATGCTCTGATCTGCTCTCTGCTGGCAGGACCGATTCTCGGCGGAATCGGAACTATGGTGGTTGCTAAACGGCTGGCCTTCTTCTCACAGGCAGTCGGGCAGGCTGCGCTGACCGGGGTTGCGCTGGGTATTGTCCTTGGTGAACCATACACCGCGCCTTATGTCTCACTGTTCGGCTTCTGCATCCTCTTCGGCCTGCTCATGAACTACACCCGCAACCATACGCGTATGTCCTCGGATACGGTCATCGGGGTATTCCTCTCCATCTCCCTTGCTGTTGGTGCCTGTGTGCTGCTCTACGTGACCGGAAAGGTCAACATGCATGTGCTGGACAACATCCTTTTCGGTTCCATCCTGACCGTTAATAATACTGATATCAACGTGCTGGCTGTCATCTGCATAGTTTGCGCAGCTGTTTGCCTGCCCATGTACAATAAAATCCTGCTGGCAAGTTTCAATCCCAGTCTTGCCCATGTGCGCGGTATCAACGTCAAACTGATGGATTACATGTTCATCCTCATCATTACCGTGATTACCGTGGCAGCGCTCAAGATCGTTGGTGCTGTTCTGGTGGAGGCTCTATTCATTATTCCGGCTGCTGCTGCACGCAACATCAGCAAATCCATGCGCGGATTTTTTTTCTACAGCATGCTCTTTGCCACCCTGAGTTGCCTACTAGGGGTGGTCATACCCATGCAATATGAAATTCCCGTACCTTCCGGCGGCGCAATTATAATTGTTGCTGCGGTATTCTTTGCCATTACCTCTTTAGCTCGTGCAACTCTGCCTTCGTTTAAAGAAACGGCTATTTAA
- a CDS encoding metal ABC transporter solute-binding protein, Zn/Mn family gives MSHIKIILLTALLVISITTHAQAKKLIIGTTLHPYYSFVSNIVQDRAIVQSLIGDGFNPHNYRPQPEDIKRVMDLDVLVVNGIGHDEFAMEILEAAQMKGKIPVIYANKEVSLIPVAGNMDDLRIVNPHTFISVTTSIQQIYTITKALAEIDPDNADFYKKNGRKYVRKLRKLKAKYMQRIADLPDVEFRCATIHGGYDYLLQDFGLQVTAVIEPNHGLKPTANQLAKTIRKIKDLNVDVIFTEMHFPDKYVDTIHEETGIRIRHLSHLTGGSYTPEDFERGIEANMKALTDALIEALKIKDGK, from the coding sequence ATGTCTCATATCAAAATTATACTACTGACAGCACTACTGGTAATTTCAATAACAACTCACGCACAGGCCAAGAAACTGATAATCGGTACAACTCTGCACCCCTATTACAGCTTTGTATCCAACATAGTTCAGGATCGCGCTATTGTTCAGTCATTGATCGGAGACGGATTCAACCCCCACAATTACCGCCCGCAACCGGAAGATATCAAACGGGTGATGGATCTTGACGTGCTGGTGGTCAATGGCATCGGTCATGATGAATTCGCTATGGAAATTCTGGAAGCCGCCCAGATGAAGGGCAAAATCCCGGTCATTTACGCCAACAAAGAAGTATCTCTCATTCCGGTAGCTGGAAACATGGACGATCTGCGAATTGTCAACCCGCACACTTTCATCTCCGTGACCACCTCTATCCAGCAGATTTACACTATTACCAAAGCTCTGGCAGAGATTGATCCAGACAATGCCGATTTCTATAAGAAAAATGGCCGAAAGTATGTGCGCAAATTACGCAAACTCAAAGCAAAATACATGCAACGCATTGCCGACCTGCCAGATGTTGAATTCCGCTGTGCCACCATTCATGGCGGTTACGACTATCTGCTGCAAGACTTCGGCCTTCAGGTTACTGCGGTAATAGAACCCAACCACGGCCTTAAACCGACAGCTAACCAGCTGGCCAAAACTATCAGGAAAATCAAAGACCTCAACGTTGACGTTATCTTCACCGAAATGCATTTCCCGGACAAATACGTAGATACCATCCATGAGGAAACTGGTATCCGCATCCGCCACCTCTCCCATCTAACGGGTGGATCATACACCCCTGAAGATTTCGAACGTGGTATTGAAGCCAACATGAAAGCCCTGACTGATGCCCTTATCGAGGCCCTCAAAATCAAGGACGGGAAATAG
- a CDS encoding prepilin peptidase has product MHLISINFFPIAAAALIGAVLGSFYGCAVFRYINGQTLTNPRRSTCPKCGHTIRWYENIPLISYLLLHGRCSSCNQQISPMYAVIELVSVAWAVLLMLTFGPSAQWLVYMFFGGLMIVASFIDLKTFILPDIITIPGSIAAIPCAAMLTPVGWEGALLGAGIGGGLFWSLRLLYRGLKGVEGLGLGDVKIMFMIGALAGPQNLPLVITVSAFTGLIAGVVMTVVDKDQEYGTMIPFGPFLALGSMLTILYADPFWNWYLV; this is encoded by the coding sequence ATGCATCTAATTTCAATTAATTTTTTTCCTATAGCTGCAGCGGCTCTTATCGGTGCGGTTTTAGGAAGTTTTTATGGCTGTGCTGTTTTCCGCTACATCAACGGTCAAACCCTGACCAATCCGCGCCGCTCTACCTGCCCGAAATGCGGGCACACTATCCGCTGGTATGAGAACATTCCACTCATCAGCTATCTGCTGCTGCATGGAAGATGCTCATCCTGCAACCAACAGATCAGCCCGATGTATGCTGTAATTGAACTTGTATCCGTTGCATGGGCGGTGTTGCTCATGCTTACTTTCGGCCCTTCGGCGCAGTGGCTTGTATATATGTTCTTCGGCGGCTTGATGATCGTGGCATCGTTCATCGACCTTAAAACATTTATCCTGCCCGATATCATAACCATTCCCGGTTCCATTGCAGCCATTCCCTGTGCCGCCATGCTTACCCCCGTTGGCTGGGAAGGAGCATTGCTTGGCGCGGGTATTGGTGGAGGTCTTTTCTGGTCCCTGAGACTGCTTTACCGTGGTTTAAAGGGAGTTGAAGGACTGGGACTTGGGGATGTGAAGATAATGTTCATGATCGGAGCACTAGCCGGGCCGCAGAACCTGCCGCTGGTAATCACGGTATCAGCCTTTACCGGCCTGATAGCAGGAGTTGTCATGACGGTGGTCGATAAGGATCAGGAATACGGGACAATGATTCCGTTCGGACCGTTTCTGGCGCTGGGGTCCATGCTGACCATCCTCTACGCCGATCCATTTTGGAATTGGTATTTAGTATAA
- a CDS encoding metal ABC transporter substrate-binding protein: MKKVLILILLLTLLGCAKQPTANHQTSGMAILTSLEATNLLTLALTDDTGIQTILTIPTTYSMNAHARYFKKHNKNFNEQSVNAAACVTIRSIWNHDDLYPYARRANVRVVEIDSSAPVDKTQAGVKLIKEKKNGKISPFIWRSPANLTKMADFIAKDLMALYPDQASQIDSNLKLFKQDLFKLRTKYEAKLIDLDSTEVISLTEDFDYLFSEFGIEVLDRFLKQQIDWHDEDIAALEKSIREHGIKAVICNHAPQGRIFEAIVNNGAQPVILDTLLTTDGQHLTAKQRLLGFFSDNLDKIYVGLK, translated from the coding sequence ATGAAAAAAGTGCTCATCTTAATTTTGCTCCTCACCCTTTTGGGGTGTGCCAAACAGCCAACTGCCAATCATCAAACTTCTGGTATGGCGATACTCACCTCGCTTGAGGCAACAAACCTGCTTACCCTGGCATTAACCGACGATACCGGGATACAAACGATCCTGACTATCCCCACGACCTATTCCATGAATGCTCATGCCCGATACTTTAAGAAACACAATAAAAACTTCAATGAACAGTCTGTGAATGCTGCAGCCTGCGTAACCATACGTTCCATATGGAACCACGATGATCTGTACCCTTACGCTAGAAGGGCAAATGTCCGTGTTGTAGAAATCGACAGTTCTGCTCCGGTTGATAAAACACAGGCCGGGGTCAAATTGATTAAGGAAAAGAAAAACGGAAAGATTTCGCCCTTTATCTGGCGTTCTCCGGCAAACCTGACCAAAATGGCGGACTTTATCGCTAAAGACCTCATGGCTCTGTATCCGGATCAGGCATCACAAATCGACAGCAATCTCAAATTATTCAAACAGGATTTATTCAAGCTGCGTACTAAGTACGAAGCAAAATTAATTGATCTTGATTCAACAGAAGTGATCAGCCTGACCGAAGATTTTGACTATCTTTTTTCTGAATTCGGAATTGAGGTGCTGGACCGTTTTTTAAAACAGCAGATTGACTGGCACGATGAGGATATTGCGGCTCTTGAAAAGTCTATACGCGAGCATGGAATCAAAGCGGTTATCTGCAACCATGCACCGCAAGGCAGAATATTTGAAGCCATTGTAAACAACGGTGCACAACCAGTGATTCTAGACACACTTCTCACTACCGATGGACAGCATTTGACGGCAAAACAACGACTGTTGGGATTCTTCTCAGATAATCTCGATAAGATTTACGTAGGTTTAAAATAA